A genomic segment from Pollutimonas thiosulfatoxidans encodes:
- the msuE gene encoding FMN reductase: MTRPLRLVGVSGGLHPTSKAAALTKRLLELIADQVHVEQHLIELGRLTPQFASAVSRSQLPDAVEAALTAVERADVLVVATPVYRGSYTGLFKHFFDFVHQDALIDKPVLLAATGGSERHALMIDHQLRPLFSFFQARTLPIGVYATDKDFENGRLQDRAVIQHAALAVQRALPFLEFTPPNVSGNRPLDDLACVHASAA, from the coding sequence ATCACACGCCCACTTCGCTTAGTCGGGGTTTCAGGTGGATTGCACCCCACTTCAAAGGCAGCAGCCTTGACAAAGCGCCTTCTGGAACTGATTGCTGACCAGGTTCACGTCGAACAGCACTTGATCGAATTGGGCAGGCTCACGCCGCAATTTGCCAGCGCGGTCAGCCGATCCCAATTGCCCGATGCCGTGGAGGCTGCGCTCACAGCGGTTGAACGGGCTGACGTGCTGGTGGTGGCTACACCAGTCTACAGGGGCTCGTACACCGGGTTGTTCAAGCACTTTTTTGACTTCGTTCACCAGGATGCTTTGATCGACAAGCCAGTGTTGTTGGCCGCGACGGGAGGCAGTGAGCGTCATGCATTGATGATTGATCACCAGCTACGGCCACTTTTCAGTTTTTTCCAGGCACGCACGCTCCCCATTGGGGTTTATGCCACAGACAAGGACTTTGAAAACGGACGGCTACAGGATCGGGCGGTGATTCAGCATGCAGCACTGGCAGTTCAACGCGCCTTGCCCTTCTTGGAATTCACGCCACCAAACGTGTCTGGCAACCGCCCACTGGATGATCTGGCTTGCGTCCACGCGAGCGCTGCGTGA
- a CDS encoding LysR family transcriptional regulator, with protein MLERSHLEVLRAVEKHGTVTAAAESLHLTQSALSHTIAKLERLFGVPLWLREGRSLRLTQAGEYLLAMAQRLLPQFETAEAFLKQYAEGERGTLRIGMECHPCYEWLLKVVSRYLGDWPDVDIDVKQKFSFGSMGALFNHEIDLIVTPDPLLTPGVSYLPVFDYEQVLVVGRGHALATQRHVLPADLVPETLITYPVEPARLDVYSQFLLPAGVMPRRHKTLESTDIMLEMVGAGRGVAALPRWLVLEYAKRVNIVPVSLGKRGIHKQIHLGRRGSDHEPEYLKAFIDVARSMTVEMPVSE; from the coding sequence ATGCTAGAGCGATCTCATCTTGAAGTTCTGCGGGCGGTTGAAAAGCACGGTACCGTCACGGCCGCTGCCGAATCGCTTCACCTGACGCAGTCTGCGTTGAGCCACACGATCGCCAAGCTCGAACGGCTTTTTGGTGTGCCGCTCTGGCTGCGGGAGGGCCGTTCCTTGCGGCTCACGCAGGCGGGGGAATATCTGCTGGCCATGGCGCAACGCCTGCTTCCGCAATTCGAGACCGCCGAAGCCTTCCTGAAGCAGTATGCGGAAGGCGAACGCGGCACCTTGCGCATAGGCATGGAATGCCACCCCTGCTATGAGTGGCTATTGAAAGTAGTGTCACGCTATCTGGGAGACTGGCCGGATGTCGATATCGACGTGAAGCAGAAGTTTAGCTTCGGCAGCATGGGGGCGCTCTTCAATCATGAAATTGATCTCATCGTCACGCCCGACCCATTGCTCACTCCTGGCGTCAGCTATCTGCCCGTCTTCGACTATGAACAGGTGCTGGTGGTGGGGCGCGGGCATGCGCTTGCGACGCAACGCCATGTGCTGCCCGCTGATCTCGTTCCAGAGACGCTGATCACCTATCCGGTCGAGCCGGCCCGGTTGGATGTGTACAGCCAATTCCTGCTGCCAGCAGGCGTGATGCCGCGCCGTCACAAGACGTTGGAAAGCACCGATATCATGCTGGAGATGGTGGGGGCAGGCCGCGGTGTGGCAGCCCTACCCCGATGGCTGGTGCTGGAGTACGCAAAACGTGTGAACATCGTGCCGGTGAGCCTGGGCAAGCGCGGCATACACAAGCAGATTCATCTGGGCCGCCGTGGCTCAGATCACGAACCAGAATATCTGAAGGCGTTCATAGACGTCGCCCGGTCGATGACTGTCGAAATGCCGGTCTCTGAATAG
- a CDS encoding DJ-1/PfpI family protein, whose product MAKKLLMLVGDYAEDYETMVPFQVLLTIGHIVHAVCPDKKSGDSVITAIHDFEGDQTYSEKPGHRFTLNHDFDAVNPADYDGLVIPGGRAPEYLRMNDRVLDIVRHFNDEGKPIAAVCHGAQILAAAGILKGRTCSAYPACAPEVRLAGGTYAEIAIDAAHTDGNLVTAPAWPAHPAWMAQFLKVLGTRIEP is encoded by the coding sequence ATGGCCAAGAAGCTATTGATGTTGGTGGGAGATTACGCAGAAGACTACGAGACCATGGTTCCGTTCCAGGTCTTGCTGACAATCGGCCATATCGTGCATGCTGTCTGCCCCGACAAGAAGTCGGGCGATTCGGTGATCACTGCCATACACGATTTTGAAGGCGATCAGACCTATAGCGAGAAGCCGGGTCATCGATTCACTCTTAACCACGATTTCGACGCGGTGAACCCGGCCGACTATGACGGTTTGGTAATTCCGGGCGGTCGCGCACCGGAATACTTGCGCATGAACGATCGTGTGCTGGACATCGTGCGTCACTTCAACGACGAGGGTAAGCCTATTGCAGCGGTCTGCCATGGCGCGCAGATTCTGGCGGCGGCCGGCATACTTAAAGGCCGTACCTGCTCGGCGTATCCGGCCTGCGCGCCCGAAGTGCGGCTTGCCGGGGGCACCTACGCCGAGATCGCCATCGATGCGGCCCATACCGACGGCAACCTCGTCACGGCACCGGCCTGGCCGGCGCATCCGGCGTGGATGGCGCAGTTCCTTAAGGTGCTGGGCACCAGGATCGAGCCCTAG